Proteins found in one Gordonia sp. PDNC005 genomic segment:
- a CDS encoding bacterial proteasome activator family protein has translation MLPEMFGTSFPGNPMAPGPSNPDDEPIVEFGTPAASSETAGDPVTAMVEQPAKVMRIGTMIKQLLEEVRAAPLDEASRQRLADIHRTSIGELQDGLAPELREELDRLALPFSDDATPTDAELRIAQAQLVGWLEGVFHGIQTALFAQQMAARGQLEQMRQGVLPPGVGDMSDNHSTGQYL, from the coding sequence ATGCTTCCCGAGATGTTCGGCACCTCATTCCCCGGCAATCCGATGGCACCCGGACCGTCGAACCCCGACGACGAGCCCATCGTCGAGTTCGGAACGCCTGCGGCCTCGTCGGAGACCGCAGGCGACCCGGTCACGGCGATGGTCGAGCAACCCGCGAAGGTGATGCGGATCGGGACGATGATCAAACAACTCCTCGAAGAGGTTCGCGCGGCTCCGCTCGACGAGGCGAGCCGCCAGCGACTCGCCGACATCCACCGCACGTCGATCGGCGAACTCCAGGACGGTCTCGCCCCGGAACTGCGGGAAGAGCTCGACCGTCTGGCACTTCCCTTCTCCGACGACGCGACGCCTACGGATGCGGAGCTCCGCATCGCTCAGGCTCAGCTCGTCGGGTGGCTCGAGGGTGTCTTCCACGGCATCCAGACCGCCCTGTTTGCGCAGCAGATGGCGGCCCGCGGGCAGCTCGAGCAGATGAGGCAGGGAGTACTGCCGCCTGGCGTGGGTGACATGTCCGACAACCACAGCACCGGCCAGTACTTGTGA